A single Aspergillus puulaauensis MK2 DNA, chromosome 7, nearly complete sequence DNA region contains:
- a CDS encoding SDR family oxidoreductase (COG:S;~EggNog:ENOG410PNH6;~InterPro:IPR036291) — MAASKNVALVFGASGISGWAVTKCALSYPTSTTFDRVIGLTNRPLPLEKSGLPQDPRLELYHGVNLRESLDDVRSQLQERVPNLQDVTHVYYLAYSNATAYSVDVMAIRNINEKMTYNAVHAVDQLCKNLEFFVLQTGTNNYGVAVFRFQEHIKINPPLREDNPRIPPPWGDEIFYYAQVDLIKRANKGKSWKWCEVRPDQIIGHVPIPTSMTYVEPIALYLMLFRYVNGPGATVVFPGPYTNYTHTYTPSSQDIIARSELFLSVEKPDQAHGEAFNTADSATPMPWTLVWPKLCEYFGLNGEGASPEDKGWKDIDKWWVAHQGEYRKMCEEYGLNTRDIPEATWIFLSAGFSFLGRDRELSLDKIRSVGFTEEYPVAHGYFRVFERLVEEKILLGTEGWGK; from the exons ATGGCTGCTTCCAAGAACGTTGCGTTGGTCTTTGGAGCCAGCGGTATCTCCGGCTGGGCTGTCACCAAATGCGCGCTCTCATACCCTACGTCCACCACGTTTGACAGAGTGATCGGCTTGACGAATAGGCCGCTACCTCTGGAGAAAAGTGGCTTACCGCAGGATCCTCGACTGGAGCTGTATCACGGAGTGAATTTACGAGAGAGTCTTGATGATGTGAGGTCTCAATTGCAAGAGAGGGTTCCCAACCTGCAAGATGTCACCCATGTCTATTATCTTG cCTACTCCAATGCAACAGCCTACTCCGTGGATGTAATGGCCATCCGAAATATCAATGAGAAGATGACCTATAATGCCGTACACGCCGTCGACCAGCTGTGCAAGAATCTGGAGTTCTTCGTGCTTCAGACTGGAACAAAC AACTACGGAGTCGCCGTATTCCGCTTCCAAGAACACATCAAGATCAACCCTCCCTTGCGCGAAGACAACCCACGCATCCCTCCCCCCTGGGGCGACGAGATCTTCTACTACGCGCAAGTCGACCTAATCAAGAGAGCCAACAAAGGAAAATCCTGGAAATGGTGCGAAGTCCGCCCCGACCAGATCATCG gcCACGTCCCCATACCCACAAGCATGACATACGTCGAGCCCATCGCGCTGTATCTAATGCTCTTCCGCTACGTCAACGGCCCTGGCGCCACCGTCGTCTTCCCAGGACCTTACACAAACTACACCCACACATACACGCCATCCTCGCAGGACATCATCGCCCGTTCGGAGCTGTTCCTCTCCGTGGAGAAACCAGACCAGGCACACGGGGAGGCATTCAACACAGCGGACAGCGCGACCCCGATGCCCTGGACGCTCGTGTGGCCGAAACTATGCGAGTACTTCGGCCTGAACGGCGAAGGCGCCAGTCCCGAGGATAAGGGGTGGAAGGACATTGATAAGTGGTGGGTCGCGCACCAGGGCGAGTATAGGAAGATGTGCGAAGAGTACGGTTTAAATACTCGTGATATTCCGGAAGCAACGTGGATTTTTCTTTCTGCTGGCTTTAGCTTTCTGGGGAGAGATCGTGAGCTGAGT